The proteins below come from a single Candidatus Thermoplasmatota archaeon genomic window:
- a CDS encoding Hsp20/alpha crystallin family protein, translating into MAIIRDRKDKLALRPTEKKEEIIQRRPAELWSEIDRLFDRFRSNFDELFWGPSSTMISPFSDIRTPTMDVADLGNRYEMTLEIPGIPKDNIDIQVTPNAVEISAKQETSEEEKHKNWLRRERSSTSFYRYLELPEELKTDSVEAEMKDGLLTLKLPKVEPKPEYRATKVKIK; encoded by the coding sequence ATGGCCATAATAAGAGATAGAAAAGACAAACTAGCTCTACGACCAACAGAAAAAAAAGAAGAAATCATACAACGAAGACCAGCGGAACTCTGGTCAGAAATAGATCGGTTATTCGATAGATTTAGATCAAACTTCGACGAACTATTCTGGGGACCATCTAGTACCATGATCAGCCCATTCAGCGATATTCGAACACCCACTATGGATGTCGCAGACCTAGGAAATCGATATGAGATGACACTGGAAATACCTGGTATCCCAAAAGACAACATAGACATACAAGTCACACCAAATGCTGTTGAAATCTCAGCAAAACAGGAAACCAGCGAGGAAGAAAAACACAAAAACTGGCTCAGACGAGAACGCAGCAGCACCAGTTTTTACAGATACCTAGAATTACCAGAGGAGCTGAAAACAGACAGTGTCGAAGCTGAAATGAAAGACGGACTACTGACCCTTAAACTACCGAAAGTTGAACCAAAACCAGAATACAGAGCAACAAAAGTAAAAATCAAATGA